The Lentzea guizhouensis genome contains a region encoding:
- a CDS encoding phosphoribosylaminoimidazolesuccinocarboxamide synthase, with product MPTLADYQHVARGKVRDLYDVDDELLLFVASDRISAYDHVLSTEIPDKGRVLTAMSVFWFERLGPNHLVAADDPRIPAEVRGRALLVRKLDMVDVECVARGYLTGSGMADYRQTGAVCGIELPEGLVEADELDPPIFTPASKAEIGQHDENVSFDVIAAKHGIELASKLRDRTIELYSEARAYAKTRGLILADTKFEFGLNKQGELILADEVFTPDSSRYWPAEGYAPGRVQPSFDKQYVRDWLTSDASGWDRKSDTPPPPLPQDVVAATRQRYVEAYELLTGRSFADWLA from the coding sequence GTGCCAACGCTCGCTGACTACCAGCACGTCGCCCGTGGCAAGGTCCGCGACCTCTACGACGTCGACGACGAGCTGCTGCTGTTCGTCGCGTCCGACCGGATCTCGGCTTACGACCACGTCCTGAGCACCGAGATCCCGGACAAGGGCCGGGTGCTCACCGCGATGAGCGTGTTCTGGTTCGAGCGGCTGGGGCCGAACCACCTGGTCGCGGCCGACGACCCGCGGATTCCCGCCGAGGTGCGCGGGCGGGCGTTGCTGGTGCGCAAGCTGGACATGGTCGACGTCGAGTGCGTGGCGCGCGGGTACCTGACCGGGTCCGGCATGGCCGACTACCGGCAGACCGGCGCGGTGTGCGGGATCGAGCTGCCGGAGGGGCTGGTCGAGGCCGACGAGCTCGACCCGCCGATCTTCACGCCGGCGTCGAAGGCGGAGATCGGGCAGCACGACGAGAACGTGTCGTTCGACGTCATCGCCGCCAAGCACGGCATCGAGCTGGCGAGCAAGCTGCGCGACCGCACGATCGAGCTCTACAGCGAGGCGCGCGCGTACGCCAAGACGCGCGGCCTGATCCTCGCGGACACCAAGTTCGAGTTCGGGCTGAACAAGCAGGGCGAGCTGATCCTCGCCGACGAGGTCTTCACGCCGGACTCCTCGCGCTACTGGCCGGCCGAGGGCTACGCGCCGGGCCGGGTGCAGCCGTCGTTCGACAAGCAGTACGTGCGCGACTGGCTGACCTCGGACGCGTCGGGCTGGGACCGCAAGTCGGACACCCCGCCGCCGCCGTTGCCGCAGGACGTCGTGGCAGCCACCCGGCAGAGGTACGTGGAGGCCTACGAGCTGCTCACCGGCCGGTCCTTCGCTGACTGGCTCGCCTGA
- a CDS encoding aldo/keto reductase: MQKRRIGEVEVSAIGLGGMPISVQGRPDRAQAIETIHAALDAGVTFIDTADAYSLDDSDFGHNEELIAEGLRGRSEEVFVATKGGHTRVAGGGWALDGRPEYLRKAVDGSLRRLGVEQIFLYQFHRPDPKTPIAESVGALKELLDNGKIRYAGVSNFNPDEIVQANEILGGRLAAVQNQFSPSFRSSEPELELCDKLGIAFLPWSPFGGIGKAGDLSGPFKEVGDAHGVSPHQVCLAWMLAKSEVVIPIPGASRPASITDSAAATHLELTAEELTRLDG; the protein is encoded by the coding sequence ATGCAGAAGCGTCGAATCGGAGAAGTCGAGGTCAGCGCGATCGGACTGGGCGGCATGCCCATCTCGGTCCAGGGTCGCCCGGACCGCGCGCAGGCCATCGAGACCATTCACGCCGCGCTCGACGCGGGCGTGACGTTCATCGACACCGCCGACGCCTACTCGCTCGACGACAGCGACTTCGGCCACAACGAGGAGCTGATCGCCGAGGGGTTGCGCGGCCGTTCCGAGGAGGTGTTCGTCGCGACCAAGGGCGGCCACACGCGCGTCGCGGGTGGCGGCTGGGCGCTCGACGGACGCCCCGAATATCTGCGCAAGGCGGTGGACGGGTCGCTGCGTCGGCTCGGCGTCGAGCAGATCTTCCTGTACCAGTTCCACCGGCCGGACCCGAAGACGCCGATCGCCGAGTCGGTCGGTGCGCTGAAGGAGCTGCTGGACAACGGCAAGATCCGCTACGCGGGCGTGTCGAACTTCAACCCGGACGAGATCGTGCAGGCCAACGAGATCCTCGGCGGCCGGCTGGCAGCGGTGCAGAACCAGTTCTCGCCGTCGTTCCGGTCGAGTGAGCCGGAGCTCGAGCTGTGCGACAAGCTCGGCATCGCGTTCCTGCCGTGGAGCCCGTTCGGCGGCATCGGCAAGGCGGGCGACCTGAGCGGCCCGTTCAAGGAGGTCGGGGACGCGCACGGCGTGAGCCCGCACCAGGTGTGCCTGGCGTGGATGCTCGCCAAGTCCGAGGTCGTCATCCCCATTCCGGGCGCTTCCCGGCCCGCGAGCATCACGGATTCGGCAGCGGCCACCCACCTGGAGTTGACCGCGGAGGAGCTAACCCGCCTGGACGGGTGA
- a CDS encoding MBL fold metallo-hydrolase: MRVVHFGHACVLLDTGTTRILIDPGSFSAGFEDLTDLDAVMITHQHADHVDAEKLPALLQANPRAQLVVDEGTAPSVENPTVARPGDVLKIGDTTVKVVGGQHAIIHQDIPVIPNTGYVVGDGAFYHPGDALFVPDEDVDVLGLPSGAPWMRTGEAVDFMRAVRPRVAVPIHEAVLAMPQMAYRHFENLKPEGTEVRPLPRGEETEV, from the coding sequence GTGCGAGTTGTCCATTTCGGTCACGCCTGTGTGCTGCTCGACACCGGCACCACCCGCATCCTGATCGATCCCGGCAGCTTCTCGGCCGGGTTCGAGGACCTGACCGACCTGGACGCGGTCATGATCACGCACCAGCACGCCGACCACGTCGACGCCGAAAAGCTGCCCGCGCTGCTCCAGGCGAACCCGCGGGCGCAGCTGGTCGTGGACGAGGGCACGGCGCCGAGCGTCGAGAACCCGACCGTCGCCCGGCCGGGTGATGTGCTGAAGATCGGCGACACGACCGTCAAGGTCGTCGGTGGTCAGCACGCGATCATCCACCAGGACATCCCGGTCATCCCGAACACCGGCTACGTCGTCGGCGACGGCGCGTTCTACCACCCCGGCGACGCGCTGTTCGTCCCCGACGAGGACGTCGACGTGCTCGGGCTGCCCTCCGGCGCGCCGTGGATGCGCACCGGTGAGGCCGTCGACTTCATGCGCGCCGTCAGGCCGCGCGTGGCCGTGCCGATCCACGAGGCGGTGCTGGCCATGCCGCAGATGGCCTACCGGCACTTCGAGAACCTCAAGCCGGAGGGCACCGAGGTCAGGCCGCTGCCGCGTGGCGAGGAGACGGAAGTCTGA
- the purQ gene encoding phosphoribosylformylglycinamidine synthase subunit PurQ, giving the protein MRVGVITFPGTLDDVDAQRAVRYADGEAVPLWHGDHDLKGVDAVIVPGGFSYGDYLRCGAIARFAPVMQEVVEAANKGMPVLGICNGFQILAEAHLLPGALVRNHKLHFVCRDQWLKVENNSTAWTTRYDLGAEILVPLKSGEGGYQADAGTLEELEGEGRVVFRYVGENPNGSRNNIAGITNARGNVVGLMPHPEHAIDALTGPTDDGLGMFLSLLDSVVKA; this is encoded by the coding sequence ATGAGGGTCGGTGTCATCACCTTCCCCGGCACGCTCGACGACGTCGACGCGCAGCGGGCCGTCAGGTACGCGGACGGGGAGGCCGTGCCGCTCTGGCACGGTGACCACGACCTGAAGGGCGTTGACGCGGTCATCGTTCCCGGTGGGTTCTCCTACGGCGACTACCTGCGGTGCGGCGCCATCGCGCGGTTCGCGCCGGTGATGCAGGAGGTGGTCGAGGCCGCGAACAAGGGGATGCCCGTGCTGGGCATCTGCAACGGCTTCCAGATCCTCGCCGAGGCCCACCTGCTGCCCGGTGCGCTCGTCCGCAACCACAAGCTGCACTTCGTGTGCCGCGACCAGTGGCTGAAGGTCGAGAACAACAGCACCGCGTGGACCACCCGCTACGACCTGGGCGCCGAGATCCTCGTGCCGCTCAAGTCCGGCGAGGGCGGCTACCAGGCCGACGCCGGCACCCTGGAAGAGCTCGAAGGCGAAGGCCGGGTCGTCTTCCGGTACGTCGGCGAGAACCCCAACGGCAGCCGCAACAACATCGCGGGCATCACGAACGCCAGGGGCAACGTCGTCGGTCTCATGCCGCACCCGGAGCACGCGATCGACGCGCTCACCGGCCCGACGGACGACGGACTGGGGATGTTCCTGTCCCTGCTCGACTCGGTGGTGAAGGCATGA
- a CDS encoding pentapeptide repeat-containing protein has product MRFLRLAERRKRHPKNMLLPTILASLAAFVLVGGLLLLIDPGAPKHEAIKTGGLAGGAIVALYALWLNDRRRKVEEARQEIESQRIDHDRSRVADERFARAVELLGHEAAQVRVGAMHALAGLAKSRPDYTQTVLDILCAYLRRPFKRLDDPEDVDEFDADAEEIELEVRLTAQRLIEDLLPRYEEENPVRYDLNLTKAHLEYMDLSYRHVGDLIMRVAHLKESNAFHHMVIHGDAYLTEADVKGRLYMHHTEIRGKAWFSRFRTNALAVFTESKFLGETKFTGSQWTEVKADGCTFAQEPDLPQAWRN; this is encoded by the coding sequence GTGAGGTTTCTCCGGCTTGCCGAGCGGCGCAAGCGCCACCCGAAGAACATGCTGCTGCCCACGATCCTCGCCTCGCTCGCGGCGTTCGTCCTGGTCGGCGGCCTGTTGCTGCTCATCGACCCCGGCGCGCCCAAGCACGAGGCGATCAAGACCGGCGGCCTGGCCGGTGGCGCGATCGTGGCGCTCTACGCGCTGTGGCTCAACGACCGGCGCCGCAAGGTCGAGGAGGCGCGGCAGGAGATCGAGAGCCAGCGCATCGACCACGACCGGTCCAGGGTGGCCGACGAACGGTTCGCCCGCGCCGTGGAGCTGCTGGGCCACGAGGCGGCGCAGGTGCGGGTGGGCGCGATGCACGCGCTGGCCGGCCTCGCGAAGTCCCGGCCCGACTACACCCAGACCGTGCTCGACATCCTCTGCGCGTACCTGCGCAGGCCGTTCAAGCGGCTCGACGACCCCGAGGACGTCGACGAGTTCGACGCCGACGCCGAGGAGATCGAGCTGGAGGTCCGGCTGACCGCCCAGCGGCTGATCGAGGACCTGCTGCCGCGCTACGAGGAGGAGAACCCGGTCCGCTACGACCTGAACCTCACCAAGGCGCACCTGGAGTACATGGACCTGTCGTACCGGCACGTCGGCGACCTGATCATGCGGGTCGCGCACCTGAAGGAGTCCAACGCCTTCCACCACATGGTGATCCACGGTGACGCGTACCTGACCGAGGCCGACGTGAAGGGCCGGTTGTACATGCACCACACCGAGATCCGCGGCAAGGCGTGGTTCAGCCGGTTCAGGACGAACGCGCTGGCGGTGTTCACCGAGTCGAAGTTCCTGGGGGAGACCAAGTTCACCGGGTCGCAGTGGACCGAGGTGAAGGCGGACGGCTGTACGTTCGCCCAGGAGCCCGACCTGCCGCAGGCGTGGAGGAACTGA
- a CDS encoding trypsin-like serine peptidase has product MRKTLQLLTALALALPLTTVVPATTTTTPAQAQSPQTQEIGTEESASVRVGGTTRSTVIERPGSGYVKLHFTDLRIMPGDVLTVSNPDGTETYAYTRDLKSSLTATIDSTGFWAMSITGDKAVVSVRNALSRVRVDKLTRGYTEAEMSAQPSVQSICGTNDYKDAVCYQSSNPTEFGKTPAVAKLLRNGSSLCTAWRVGPNNRMLTNEHCFTSTTGIEVWFNYQCPTCGGTASATVTKVLAAQVLKYSAALDYTLFTVNNFAAISSFGYLELDARVPAVGEEMYIIGHPAGKLKKLSLRDNNNGGGYCVVRAVRVNGSSSQSDISYMCDTEGGSSGSPVLSRRTHKVIGLHHFGGCPNQGVRIDLVAAQVNSLL; this is encoded by the coding sequence ATGAGGAAAACCCTGCAACTCCTCACGGCACTGGCCCTCGCCCTGCCGCTGACGACCGTTGTCCCTGCTACCACCACCACTACACCTGCTCAGGCGCAATCGCCGCAGACGCAGGAAATCGGCACCGAGGAATCCGCCTCGGTCCGCGTGGGTGGCACCACTCGTTCGACGGTGATCGAACGACCCGGCTCCGGATACGTGAAGCTGCATTTCACCGACCTGCGAATCATGCCGGGTGACGTGCTCACGGTGTCGAACCCTGACGGCACCGAGACCTACGCCTACACCCGCGACCTGAAGTCCTCGCTGACCGCCACGATCGACTCGACCGGCTTCTGGGCCATGTCGATCACCGGCGACAAGGCCGTGGTGTCGGTGCGCAACGCGCTGAGCCGCGTCCGCGTCGACAAGCTCACCCGCGGCTACACCGAGGCCGAGATGTCCGCGCAGCCGTCCGTGCAGAGCATCTGCGGCACGAACGACTACAAGGACGCCGTCTGCTACCAGTCGAGCAACCCGACGGAGTTCGGCAAGACGCCGGCCGTCGCGAAGCTGCTGCGCAACGGCAGCTCGCTGTGCACGGCGTGGCGGGTCGGTCCCAACAACCGCATGCTGACCAACGAGCACTGCTTCACCAGCACCACCGGCATCGAGGTGTGGTTCAACTACCAGTGCCCGACCTGCGGCGGCACGGCCTCGGCCACCGTCACGAAGGTGCTGGCGGCGCAGGTCCTGAAGTACAGCGCCGCACTGGACTACACCCTCTTCACCGTGAACAACTTCGCGGCCATCAGCTCGTTCGGCTACCTCGAGCTGGACGCGCGCGTTCCGGCCGTGGGTGAGGAGATGTACATCATCGGCCACCCGGCCGGGAAGCTGAAGAAGCTGTCGTTGCGCGACAACAACAACGGCGGCGGCTACTGCGTCGTGCGCGCGGTGCGCGTCAACGGCAGCTCGTCACAGTCCGACATCAGCTACATGTGCGACACCGAGGGCGGTTCGTCCGGTTCACCCGTGCTGTCGAGGCGCACGCACAAGGTGATCGGCCTGCACCACTTCGGCGGCTGCCCGAACCAGGGCGTGCGCATCGACCTCGTCGCCGCGCAGGTCAACTCACTGCTGTAA
- the purL gene encoding phosphoribosylformylglycinamidine synthase subunit PurL translates to MTSKISNVDTVKNAESTPDQEQPYKELGLKDDEYARIKEILGRRPTDAELAMYSVMWSEHCSYKSSKVHLKYFGETTTDEMKSKMLAGIGENAGVVDIGDGWAVTFKAESHNHPSYVEPYQGAATGVGGIVRDILAMGARPLAVMDPLRFGKPDAPDTKRVLPGIVAGVGGYGNCLGLPNIGGEVVFDETYQGNPLVNALCVGAMKVEDLHLAHASGAGNKVILYGARTGLDGIGGVSVLASETFDDSAGKRKKLPSVQVGDPFTEKVLIECSLELFEKGIVVGIQDLGGAGLSCATSELASAGDGGMHVWLDRVPLRATGMTPAEILSSESQERMCAVVEPANVEAFMEVCRKWDVIATEIGEVTDGDRLVITFHDEVVVDVPPRTVAHEGPVYNRPIQRPADQDELQANTPDALAKPAEDELLELIKSQAASPNLASKRWVTQQYDRYVRGGTVLAQPSDGGMIRIGEDTHRGVALSTDCNGRYTKLDPYAGAQLALAEAYRNVAATGATPVAVTNCLNFGSPEDPGVMWQFEQAVKGLADGCVELGIPVTGGNVSFYNQTGSTAILPTPVVGVLGVIDDVRRRIPTGIGAEAGETLLLLGETRAEFGGSEWAHVVHGHLGGLPPKVDLQREKLLGEVLVAGSRDGMVSAAHDLSEGGLAQALVETCLIGETGARVFLEGDLFTELFSESAGRVLVAVPRTEEQRFTDMCTARALPWRKVGVVDPESNALEIQTLGSLPLDELREAWEATLPALFD, encoded by the coding sequence ATGACGTCCAAGATCAGCAACGTCGACACCGTCAAGAACGCCGAGAGCACGCCCGACCAGGAGCAGCCCTACAAGGAGCTGGGCCTGAAGGACGACGAGTACGCGCGCATCAAGGAGATCCTCGGCCGCCGCCCCACGGACGCCGAGCTCGCGATGTACTCGGTCATGTGGAGCGAGCACTGCTCCTACAAGTCGTCCAAGGTGCACCTGAAGTACTTCGGTGAGACCACCACCGACGAGATGAAGTCGAAGATGCTCGCGGGCATCGGCGAGAACGCCGGCGTCGTCGACATCGGTGACGGCTGGGCGGTCACGTTCAAGGCCGAGAGCCACAACCACCCGTCCTACGTCGAGCCCTACCAGGGTGCGGCGACCGGCGTCGGCGGCATCGTGCGCGACATCCTCGCGATGGGTGCGCGGCCGCTCGCGGTCATGGACCCGCTGCGCTTCGGCAAGCCGGACGCGCCCGACACCAAGCGCGTGCTGCCCGGCATCGTCGCGGGTGTGGGTGGCTACGGGAACTGCCTCGGCCTGCCGAACATCGGCGGCGAGGTCGTGTTCGACGAGACCTACCAGGGCAACCCGCTGGTCAACGCGCTGTGCGTCGGTGCGATGAAGGTCGAGGACCTGCACCTCGCGCACGCGTCCGGTGCCGGCAACAAGGTCATCCTCTACGGCGCGCGCACCGGCCTCGACGGCATCGGTGGCGTGTCCGTGCTGGCGAGCGAGACGTTCGACGACAGCGCCGGCAAGCGCAAGAAGCTGCCGAGCGTGCAGGTCGGCGACCCGTTCACCGAGAAGGTGCTGATCGAGTGCTCGCTGGAGCTCTTCGAGAAGGGCATCGTCGTCGGCATCCAGGACCTCGGCGGCGCGGGCCTGTCCTGCGCCACGAGCGAGCTGGCGTCCGCGGGTGACGGTGGCATGCACGTGTGGCTCGACCGCGTTCCGCTGCGGGCCACGGGCATGACGCCGGCGGAGATCCTGTCGAGCGAGTCCCAGGAACGCATGTGCGCGGTGGTCGAGCCGGCCAACGTCGAGGCGTTCATGGAGGTCTGCCGCAAGTGGGACGTCATCGCCACCGAGATCGGTGAGGTGACCGACGGCGACCGCCTGGTGATCACGTTCCACGACGAGGTCGTCGTGGACGTGCCGCCGCGGACCGTCGCCCACGAGGGCCCGGTGTACAACCGGCCGATCCAGCGCCCCGCCGACCAGGACGAGCTGCAGGCGAACACGCCGGACGCCCTGGCGAAGCCGGCGGAGGACGAGCTGCTGGAGCTGATCAAGTCCCAGGCGGCCAGCCCCAACCTGGCCTCCAAGCGGTGGGTCACCCAGCAGTACGACCGGTACGTGCGCGGTGGCACGGTCCTGGCGCAGCCCAGCGACGGCGGCATGATCCGCATCGGCGAGGACACGCACCGCGGTGTGGCGCTCTCGACGGACTGCAACGGCCGCTATACCAAGCTCGACCCGTACGCGGGTGCGCAGCTGGCGCTGGCCGAGGCCTACCGCAACGTGGCCGCCACCGGTGCCACGCCGGTCGCCGTCACCAACTGCCTCAACTTCGGCTCGCCGGAGGACCCCGGCGTCATGTGGCAGTTCGAGCAGGCCGTGAAGGGCCTCGCGGACGGCTGCGTCGAGCTGGGCATCCCGGTGACCGGCGGCAACGTCAGCTTCTACAACCAGACCGGTTCCACGGCGATCCTGCCGACGCCGGTCGTGGGCGTGCTCGGCGTGATCGACGACGTGCGGCGCCGCATCCCCACCGGGATCGGGGCCGAGGCCGGCGAGACGCTGCTGCTGCTCGGTGAGACGCGCGCCGAGTTCGGCGGGTCGGAGTGGGCGCACGTCGTCCACGGCCACCTCGGCGGTCTGCCGCCGAAGGTCGATCTGCAGCGCGAGAAGCTGCTCGGCGAGGTCCTGGTCGCGGGCTCCCGCGACGGCATGGTCTCCGCCGCGCACGACCTGTCCGAGGGCGGTCTGGCCCAGGCGCTGGTCGAGACGTGCCTGATCGGTGAGACGGGTGCACGGGTCTTCCTGGAGGGCGACCTGTTCACCGAGCTGTTCAGCGAGTCGGCCGGCCGTGTGCTCGTGGCCGTTCCCCGCACCGAGGAGCAGCGCTTCACCGACATGTGCACCGCGCGCGCGTTGCCGTGGCGCAAGGTCGGCGTCGTGGACCCCGAGTCCAACGCCCTGGAGATCCAGACCCTCGGCTCGCTCCCGCTCGACGAGCTCCGCGAGGCCTGGGAAGCCACCCTCCCGGCCCTCTTCGACTGA
- a CDS encoding LysR family transcriptional regulator produces MELRQLQYFLAVAEECHFTRAAQRMHVAQSGLSASIRALEVELGAPLFLRTTRQVELTQAGRALLPEARRALGSVESARDAVAAVQGLLRGTLSVGSLQCLHVVHLPAVLARFHELHPGVEIRMRQSGNAELVEEVRAGRLDLAFVTRQPRMADDLRVSTLASEPLVLACAPESPFAGRESVELAELRGQPFVDFNADWGTRDEVDRTLTAAGVERHVAVEVNDVHSLLDFVGFGLGVALVPQSFAVKPTRAHFVGLRGDVPVAETVVVTSHTVSAAASVLLDVVGQAKSGRLRAAG; encoded by the coding sequence GTGGAACTCCGGCAGCTCCAGTACTTCCTCGCGGTCGCCGAGGAGTGCCACTTCACCCGCGCCGCCCAGCGGATGCACGTCGCCCAGTCCGGCCTCTCCGCGTCGATCCGCGCGCTGGAGGTCGAGCTCGGCGCGCCGCTGTTCCTGCGCACCACCCGCCAGGTCGAGCTGACCCAGGCCGGGCGGGCCCTCCTGCCGGAGGCCCGGCGCGCGCTGGGCAGCGTCGAGTCCGCGCGTGACGCCGTGGCCGCCGTGCAGGGCCTGCTCAGGGGCACGTTGTCGGTCGGCAGCCTGCAGTGCCTGCACGTGGTGCACCTGCCGGCCGTGCTGGCGCGGTTCCACGAGCTGCACCCCGGTGTCGAGATCCGGATGCGCCAGTCCGGCAACGCCGAGCTGGTCGAGGAGGTCCGCGCGGGCCGGCTCGACCTCGCGTTCGTGACGCGCCAGCCCAGGATGGCCGACGACCTGCGGGTGTCCACCTTGGCCAGTGAGCCGCTGGTGCTCGCGTGTGCGCCGGAAAGTCCGTTCGCCGGCCGGGAAAGCGTCGAGCTGGCGGAGCTGCGGGGTCAGCCGTTCGTCGACTTCAACGCCGACTGGGGCACGCGCGACGAGGTCGACCGCACGCTCACCGCGGCCGGCGTCGAGCGGCACGTCGCCGTCGAGGTCAACGACGTGCACTCACTTCTTGACTTCGTCGGGTTCGGTCTCGGGGTCGCGCTCGTCCCGCAGTCCTTCGCCGTCAAGCCCACCAGGGCGCACTTCGTCGGGCTGCGCGGGGACGTGCCCGTTGCCGAGACCGTGGTCGTCACCAGCCACACGGTCAGCGCCGCCGCGAGCGTCCTGCTCGACGTGGTCGGGCAGGCGAAGTCCGGCCGCCTCCGTGCTGCCGGTTAG
- a CDS encoding lysozyme: protein MRTLISIVAIVAGITPAPASAAPLPEGSADHFAGSQILKHEGAGTRTAAAPPTDGKVPGMDVSSHQGDVDWPDSWAKGARFAYVKATEGTGYTNPKFGQQYHGSFHVGMIRGAYHFALPDRSDGAAQANYFVDNGGGWAPDGRTLPPALDMEYNPYGDTCYGMSQATMTAWVRAFSTTVHARTKRYPAIYTSTNWWNKCVGGSYNFGEHHPLWIAHYADKLGPLPAGFAFHTIWQWQAAGFFPGDQNLFNGKYDQLQRLAAS from the coding sequence ATGCGGACCTTGATCAGCATCGTGGCGATCGTCGCCGGCATCACGCCGGCCCCCGCGTCCGCGGCGCCCTTGCCAGAGGGCTCCGCGGACCACTTCGCGGGTTCTCAGATCCTCAAGCACGAGGGGGCGGGAACCCGAACAGCCGCGGCACCACCGACAGACGGCAAGGTGCCCGGCATGGACGTCAGCAGCCACCAGGGCGACGTCGACTGGCCCGATTCGTGGGCCAAAGGAGCTCGGTTCGCCTATGTCAAGGCGACCGAGGGCACCGGCTACACGAACCCGAAGTTCGGCCAGCAGTACCACGGCTCGTTCCACGTCGGCATGATCCGCGGCGCCTACCACTTCGCGCTGCCGGACCGCTCCGACGGCGCCGCCCAGGCGAACTACTTCGTCGACAACGGCGGCGGCTGGGCACCGGACGGCAGGACCCTGCCGCCCGCGCTGGACATGGAGTACAACCCGTACGGCGACACCTGTTACGGCATGTCACAGGCCACCATGACCGCGTGGGTGCGGGCGTTCAGCACCACGGTCCACGCGCGCACGAAACGCTATCCGGCCATCTACACGTCCACGAACTGGTGGAACAAGTGCGTCGGCGGCTCGTACAACTTCGGCGAGCACCACCCGTTGTGGATCGCGCACTACGCCGACAAGCTCGGTCCGCTGCCCGCCGGTTTCGCCTTCCACACCATCTGGCAGTGGCAGGCCGCCGGCTTCTTCCCCGGCGACCAGAACCTCTTCAACGGCAAGTACGACCAACTCCAACGCCTCGCCGCCAGCTGA
- the purS gene encoding phosphoribosylformylglycinamidine synthase subunit PurS: MARVVVDVMPKPEILDPQGQAVANALPRLGFDGITAVRQGKHFELEVADDVDDATLAKIAETFLANPVIEDWTVRRVEA, encoded by the coding sequence GTGGCCCGAGTCGTCGTCGACGTCATGCCGAAGCCCGAAATTCTCGACCCGCAAGGCCAGGCGGTGGCGAACGCGCTGCCCCGCCTCGGCTTTGACGGCATCACCGCTGTCCGCCAGGGCAAGCACTTCGAGCTGGAGGTCGCCGACGACGTCGACGACGCCACGCTCGCCAAGATCGCTGAGACCTTCCTCGCCAACCCCGTGATCGAGGACTGGACCGTGCGCAGGGTCGAGGCATGA
- a CDS encoding NAD-dependent epimerase/dehydratase family protein: MKILVLGGTVFLSKAVTAEAVRRGHDVVCGARGASGSVPEGARLVPIDRNQPGAFDQLAGERFDAVIDVSKYSVTWVRDALEAFGDTTPHWTFVSSISVYADHSTGSDELLPPLEDDPTQEFTSERYGSVKVASENAVREAVRGREFIVRAGLITGPDDPSDRFGYWPARLSKGGRVVVPDSPDLGFQHIDVRDLAQWIVFAAEERVTGTFDSTGPVMPFQMVIGEIAGAVAAPGTQLVPVAESVLEQLEINPWAGPRSLPLWLPREWAKMVGRDVSNALANGLRTRTVAETALDSLEYERGLGVDRPRKAGLTPDEEAEILTAVS; the protein is encoded by the coding sequence ATGAAGATCCTGGTGCTCGGCGGAACCGTGTTCCTCAGCAAGGCCGTCACGGCGGAGGCGGTCCGCCGGGGCCACGACGTGGTGTGCGGCGCGCGGGGCGCTTCGGGTTCCGTACCCGAAGGCGCGCGCTTGGTCCCGATAGACAGAAACCAGCCCGGCGCGTTCGACCAGCTCGCCGGTGAGCGGTTCGACGCCGTGATCGACGTGTCGAAGTACTCGGTGACCTGGGTGCGGGACGCGTTGGAGGCGTTCGGGGACACGACGCCGCACTGGACGTTCGTCAGCAGCATCTCGGTCTACGCCGACCACTCGACGGGCAGTGACGAGCTGTTGCCGCCGCTTGAGGACGATCCGACGCAGGAGTTCACGTCGGAGCGGTACGGCAGCGTCAAGGTGGCCAGCGAGAACGCGGTCCGGGAGGCGGTGCGGGGGCGGGAGTTCATCGTCAGGGCCGGGTTGATCACCGGGCCGGACGACCCGAGCGACCGGTTCGGGTACTGGCCCGCCAGGCTCAGCAAGGGCGGGCGGGTGGTCGTGCCGGACAGTCCTGACCTGGGGTTCCAGCACATCGACGTGCGCGATCTGGCGCAGTGGATCGTGTTCGCGGCCGAGGAGCGGGTCACGGGCACGTTCGACTCGACCGGGCCGGTGATGCCGTTCCAGATGGTGATCGGCGAGATCGCGGGTGCGGTGGCGGCGCCGGGGACGCAGCTCGTGCCGGTGGCGGAGAGCGTGCTCGAACAGCTGGAGATCAACCCGTGGGCCGGGCCGCGGTCGTTGCCGCTGTGGTTGCCGCGGGAGTGGGCGAAGATGGTCGGCCGCGACGTGAGCAACGCGCTGGCGAACGGGCTGCGGACCAGGACGGTGGCCGAGACCGCGCTCGACTCGCTGGAGTACGAGCGCGGCCTCGGGGTGGACCGGCCTCGCAAGGCGGGGCTGACGCCCGACGAGGAGGCGGAGATCCTTACAGCAGTGAGTTGA